In Mustela nigripes isolate SB6536 chromosome 10, MUSNIG.SB6536, whole genome shotgun sequence, one DNA window encodes the following:
- the GLMP gene encoding glycosylated lysosomal membrane protein isoform X1 yields the protein MCRREGPRWRWGRGAPGPTLLLSLLASAAPLGLLGDETRQVSLEVIPDWQGPPQNLLHIRAVGANSTLHYVWSSTGPPAALLVATDTPRSTLAVNWSRLLSPEPDGGLTVLPTDSVRFSSAIVFTRLFEFDDTNTSEASAKPPGKPYPPYSLAEFSWDNITDSLDPATLSATFRGHPIRDPTGAFANGSLALRVQAFPGSGRPAQAPRLLHSADTCQLEVSLVGAAPRGNRSLFGLELVTLGQGPDCPSMREQSSIDDEYTPAVFQLDQLLWGSPPSGFMQWRPVAFSQRQRGRDSALPCQASPLRPTSEYPLPQSPIVRAFFGSQTNFCAFNLTFGTSTGPGYWDERYLSWSMLLGVGAPPMDSLSPLILGIMAVALGAPGLMLLAGGLFLLLGHKQCSEYQPIN from the exons ATGTGCCGCCGCGAGGGGCCCCGCTGGCGCTGGGGGCGCGGTGCCCCCGGCCCCACACTTCTCCTGAGCCTGCTGGCGTCTGCAGCCCCGCTCGGCCTGCTGGGGGACGAGACCCGCCAG GTATCTCTGGAGGTCATCCCGGACTGGCAGGGGCCCCCCCAGAACCTGCTGCACATCCGGGCGGTGGGCGCCAACTCCACGCTGCACTACGTGTGGAGCAGCACGGGGCCCCCGGCAGCCCTGCTGGTGGCCACTGACACCCCCCGCAGTACCCTGGCCGTCAACTGGAGCCGCCTGCTCTCCCCGGAGCCGGACGGGGGCCTCACCGTGCTCCCCACGGACAGCGTCCGGTTCTCTTCTGCCATTGTCTTCACCAGG CTGTTTGAATTTGATGACACCAACACATCGGAGGCGTCTGCCAAGCCTCCGGGAAAACCGTATCCCCCGTATTCCCTGGCCGAGTTCTCCTGGGACAACATCACAGACTCTCTGGACCCTGCCACCCTGAGTGCCACGTTTCGAGGCCACCCCATTCGTGACCCCACCGGGGCTTTTGCCAACGGCAGCCTGGCCCTCAGG GTGCAGGCTTTTCCTGGCTCCGGCCGGCCGGCCCAGGCCCCACGCCTCCTTCATTCAGCGGACACCTGCCAGCTCGAGGTGTCCCTGGTTGGGGCCGCTCCCCGGGGAAACCGTTCCCTGTTTGGGCTGGAGCTCGTCACCCTGGGCCAGGGCCCCGACTGCCCGTCCATGCGAGAGCAGAGCTCCATCGATGACGAGTACACGCCTGCTGTCTTCCAG ttGGACCAGCTGCTGTGGGGGTCCCCCCCATCAGGCTTCATGCAGTGGCGGCCAGTGGCTTTCTCCCAGAGGCAGAGGGGCCGGGATTCAGCCCTGCCCTGCCAAGCTTCCCCACTGCGCCCCACCTCGGAGTACCCTCTCCCCCAGTCCCCCATTGTCCGAGCCTTCTTTGGGTCCCAGACCAACTTCTGTGCCTTCAATCTGACCTTTGGGACTTCCACAGGCCCCGGCTACTGGGACGAACGCTACCTCAGCTG GTCCATGCTTCTGGGCGTAGGCGCTCCTCCGATGGACAGCTTGTCCCCGCTCATCTTGGGCATCATGGCGGTGGCCCTGGGGGCCCCGGGGCTCATGTTGCTGGCAGGAGGCCTGTTTCTGCTGCTGGGCCACAAGCAGTGCTCCGAATACCAGCCTATCAACTGA
- the GLMP gene encoding glycosylated lysosomal membrane protein isoform X2 — protein sequence MCRREGPRWRWGRGAPGPTLLLSLLASAAPLGLLGDETRQVSLEVIPDWQGPPQNLLHIRAVGANSTLHYVWSSTGPPAALLVATDTPRSTLAVNWSRLLSPEPDGGLTVLPTDSVRFSSAIVFTRLFEFDDTNTSEASAKPPGKPYPPYSLAEFSWDNITDSLDPATLSATFRGHPIRDPTGAFANGSLALRVQAFPGSGRPAQAPRLLHSADTCQLEVSLVGAAPRGNRSLFGLELVTLGQGPDCPSMREQSSIDDEYTPAVFQVHASGRRRSSDGQLVPAHLGHHGGGPGGPGAHVAGRRPVSAAGPQAVLRIPAYQLRPARRGRGYALRACLAGLPNGGSAAPFSIRLPCRTSETTPRGGFLHPPGREKQQGDG from the exons ATGTGCCGCCGCGAGGGGCCCCGCTGGCGCTGGGGGCGCGGTGCCCCCGGCCCCACACTTCTCCTGAGCCTGCTGGCGTCTGCAGCCCCGCTCGGCCTGCTGGGGGACGAGACCCGCCAG GTATCTCTGGAGGTCATCCCGGACTGGCAGGGGCCCCCCCAGAACCTGCTGCACATCCGGGCGGTGGGCGCCAACTCCACGCTGCACTACGTGTGGAGCAGCACGGGGCCCCCGGCAGCCCTGCTGGTGGCCACTGACACCCCCCGCAGTACCCTGGCCGTCAACTGGAGCCGCCTGCTCTCCCCGGAGCCGGACGGGGGCCTCACCGTGCTCCCCACGGACAGCGTCCGGTTCTCTTCTGCCATTGTCTTCACCAGG CTGTTTGAATTTGATGACACCAACACATCGGAGGCGTCTGCCAAGCCTCCGGGAAAACCGTATCCCCCGTATTCCCTGGCCGAGTTCTCCTGGGACAACATCACAGACTCTCTGGACCCTGCCACCCTGAGTGCCACGTTTCGAGGCCACCCCATTCGTGACCCCACCGGGGCTTTTGCCAACGGCAGCCTGGCCCTCAGG GTGCAGGCTTTTCCTGGCTCCGGCCGGCCGGCCCAGGCCCCACGCCTCCTTCATTCAGCGGACACCTGCCAGCTCGAGGTGTCCCTGGTTGGGGCCGCTCCCCGGGGAAACCGTTCCCTGTTTGGGCTGGAGCTCGTCACCCTGGGCCAGGGCCCCGACTGCCCGTCCATGCGAGAGCAGAGCTCCATCGATGACGAGTACACGCCTGCTGTCTTCCAG GTCCATGCTTCTGGGCGTAGGCGCTCCTCCGATGGACAGCTTGTCCCCGCTCATCTTGGGCATCATGGCGGTGGCCCTGGGGGCCCCGGGGCTCATGTTGCTGGCAGGAGGCCTGTTTCTGCTGCTGGGCCACAAGCAGTGCTCCGAATACCAGCCTATCAACTGAGGCCCGCTCGCCGGGGCAGGGGATATGCACTTCGGGCCTGCCTCGCCGGTCTGCCGAATGGAGGGTCAGCGGCTCCCTTCTCCATCCGGCTTCCCTGCAGGACCTCAGAGACCACCCCCAGGGGTGGCTTCCTTCATCCTCCGGGGAGGGAAAAGCAACAGGGTGACGGCTAG
- the TMEM79 gene encoding transmembrane protein 79, with protein MTEPETLALLEVKGSEALEKSPPQALVPNGRQPEGEGEAETHGAASSKVGSSAGSTTAGEGPEDGLDSTVSEAATLPWGTGPPPSALFPDPPGWRDMEPEPLRSEPPTKLEDLSEDDAILLPEKAARAFVPIDLQCIERRPQEDPAVRCEAGEGEGRRACLPARPTQPEPCERKWAEAVVRPPGHTCGGCGGCGGRDGLRAVASVGAALVLFPCLLYGAYAFLPFDAPRLPTMSSRLIYTLRCGVFATFPIILGLLVYGLSLLCFSALRPFGERRREVEIHRRFVAQSVQLFILYFFNLAVLSTYLPQETLKLLPLLTGLFAVSRLIYWLTFAVGRSFRGFGYGLTFLPLLSMLVWNLYYMFVVEPERMLAAAESRLDYPDHARSALDLRPRPWG; from the exons ATGACAGAACCCGAGACCCTGGCCCTGCTGGAAGTGAAGGGGTCTGAGGCCCTGGAAAAGAGCCCACCCCAGGCCTTGGTCCCCAATGGCCGTCAGCCAGAAGGGGAAGGTGAGGCCGAGACCCATGGAGCCGCATCCTCCAAGGTGGGGTCCTCAGCTGGGTCTACCACGGCCGGAGAGGGACCTGAGGATGGCCTTGACAGCACAGTGAGCGAGGCGGCCACCTTGCCCTGGGGGACCGGCCCCCCGCCCAGTGCCCTGTTCCCAGACCCCCCCGGGTGGCGGGACATGGAGCCCGAGCCCCTCCGGTCAGAGCCACCCACCAAGCTAGAGGACTTGTCCGAAGATGACGCCATCCTGCTGCCCGAGAAGGCGGCCCGGGCCTTCGTGCCCATTGACCTCCAGTGCATCGAACGGCGGCCCCAGGAGGACCCGGCTGTGCGCTGTGAGGCCGGCGAGGGCGAGGGCCGCCGGGCCTGCCTGCCCGCCCGGCCCACCCAGCCCGAGCCCTGTGAGCGCAAGTGGGCCGAGGCCGTGGTGAGGCCGCCGGGCCACACTtgcgggggctgcgggggctgcGGAGGCCGGGACGGGCTGAGGGCCGTGGCCTCGGTGGGAGCCGCGCTTGttctcttcccctgcctgctgtACGGGGCCTACGCCTTCCTGCCCTTCGACGCCCCGCGGCTGCCCACCATGAGCTCCCGCCTCATCTACACGCTGCGCTGCGGGGTCTTTGCCACCTTCCCCATCATCCTGG GGCTGCTGGTGTACGGGCTGAGCCTGCTGTGCTTCTCGGCCCTGCGGCCGTTCGGGGAGCGGCGGCGGGAGGTGGAGATCCACCGGCGCTTCGTGGCCCAGTCGGTGCAGCTCTTCATCTTGTACTTCTTCAACCTGGCCGTGCTCTCCACCTACCTGCCCCAGGAGACCCTCaaactgctccccctgctcaccgGTCTCTTTGCCGTCTCCCG GCTGATATACTGGCTGACCTTCGCCGTGGGCCGCTCCTTTCGAGGCTTTGGCTACGGCCTCACGTTCCTGCCGCTGCTGTCCATGCTGGTGTGGAACCTGTACTACATGTTCGTGGTGGAGCCCGAGCGCATGCTCGCCGCTGCCGAGAGCCGCCTGGACTACCCCGACCACGCCCGCTCGGCCTTGGACCTCAGGCCTCGTCCCTGGGGCTGA